One bacterium genomic window carries:
- a CDS encoding HigA family addiction module antitoxin, whose protein sequence is MSTQAKLPPIHPGEVLNEEFLGPMNITQYRLAKCVGVDPRRIHSIVHGQRSITAETALLLGRFFGNSPAFWMGLQAQYDLEVTRDRLAERLAGVVVHPAARAV, encoded by the coding sequence ATGAGCACCCAGGCGAAGCTACCCCCCATTCACCCCGGAGAGGTTCTCAATGAGGAGTTCCTCGGCCCTATGAACATCACCCAGTATCGGCTGGCGAAGTGCGTAGGTGTGGATCCGAGGCGTATTCATTCCATCGTTCACGGGCAGAGGTCCATTACCGCGGAGACGGCCTTGCTGCTGGGGCGCTTCTTCGGGAACTCCCCAGCCTTCTGGATGGGACTACAGGCCCAATACGATCTCGAAGTCACCCGAGACCGCCTAGCAGAACGGCTTGCTGGCGTAGTCGTTCACCCTGCCGCTCGCGCTGTTTAG
- a CDS encoding S-layer homology domain-containing protein, translating into MLFLAVAVLLVARPAVGQDDDGTDPLGLITGYDLTSLYSLGDDHWEVWICESPEGQLDISAAALTDVLETELVPYFDWLSGGRYVPVFTTGNPGQVAAPGFSKCIDEIGERSKPGTEGVVALVNQETNWWQGRPGDGPTYYVEARSLRLSSTSFPDNGRYVIGGGEVVETPSNPGDGNSSAIAILAHELGHALWLPHSYNFYAGDYDNPMDIMGDPEAAPGLQVGTIAINRYAAGWIDGEDVEIYGGTARERFVLAPPGHSGTQMLVIRSDDGGFITLGARVKKGYDSGIPKEGVESYFIHTTTPECGVPTGFPCFGLTRNTQTVISYPTVPLDYSDTTGHVMQVGDGYEHGNMSVEVVARMGDRFVVDVVDTSSVDVPRRDRPSPPINRDELPGFDSSSYNADPLGLLAGYDESTFYTLDRDLWEVWICNDPEGELDIRASDVIGVLESRVTPYYAWLSRGRYRPVFKVGGAIDITPSPGWEYGDCETRVTAEIRDRKGTEAIEGVIYIINRDIGVSSGGMGDNDRTQNRILRKHAHEYPESNRDVCLSGGIVSVSGTSSSRGSEDGELEFLAVAAHELGHALGFPHTGRLRDYDNPMDIMSRVDDRSQLQVGTIAINRYAAGWIDPSEVAIHEGTGARSYLLRPLGDGGVQMLVVKSGGSGFLSLGVRVRKEFDALVPKEGVEVYLVDEHSPTCPHFWSCVWTGRFTRAVTTKTSVPLDVHDSVGHVMDVGDGFTTWNNTSITVTRRIGDDFVVDVRRGQPIAPGHHGTFADDDGNVHEPNIETIATLGITTGCGEFEDYTYCPSSHVTRAQMAVFLGRALGIRPEERTASRFHDVPADAWYTAYVEGLADLSVVRTVPGQAFRPSDPITRAEMAVWMARAFDSIHELSPTGAFSDVPVDAPYAGAVEGLLEAGVTKGCATDPRAYCPDEPVKRDQMASFLARALAAEA; encoded by the coding sequence GTGCTCTTCCTTGCCGTCGCGGTCCTGCTGGTTGCGCGGCCGGCAGTTGGCCAGGACGATGACGGGACGGATCCGCTGGGCTTGATCACCGGCTACGACCTGACCTCGCTCTACAGCCTTGGCGATGATCACTGGGAGGTCTGGATCTGCGAGTCCCCCGAGGGTCAACTCGACATTTCTGCGGCTGCGCTTACAGATGTACTGGAGACGGAACTGGTGCCTTACTTCGATTGGTTATCAGGTGGTCGCTACGTTCCGGTGTTCACGACCGGTAACCCGGGCCAAGTCGCCGCTCCGGGCTTCAGCAAATGTATCGATGAGATAGGGGAGCGGTCGAAGCCGGGCACCGAGGGTGTCGTCGCGCTCGTCAACCAGGAAACCAACTGGTGGCAGGGTCGACCGGGAGACGGCCCAACCTACTATGTGGAAGCGCGATCCTTACGGCTGTCCAGCACTTCATTTCCCGATAACGGACGTTACGTGATCGGAGGTGGAGAGGTTGTCGAGACACCTTCCAACCCTGGCGATGGGAACTCATCCGCGATTGCGATTCTTGCGCACGAGCTGGGACACGCCCTGTGGCTCCCTCATTCGTACAACTTCTATGCAGGTGACTATGACAACCCGATGGACATCATGGGTGATCCCGAGGCTGCTCCCGGACTGCAAGTGGGCACTATCGCGATCAACCGTTATGCCGCAGGTTGGATCGACGGAGAGGACGTCGAGATCTACGGCGGTACCGCAAGAGAGCGTTTCGTCTTGGCACCTCCTGGACACAGCGGAACACAGATGCTCGTGATCCGCTCTGACGATGGCGGCTTCATCACCCTCGGGGCCCGCGTGAAGAAAGGCTACGACTCCGGTATACCCAAGGAAGGGGTGGAATCCTATTTCATCCACACCACCACACCGGAGTGTGGCGTACCGACCGGGTTCCCCTGCTTCGGCCTGACGAGGAATACGCAAACCGTGATCTCGTATCCGACCGTTCCTCTCGACTACTCCGATACCACCGGCCATGTCATGCAAGTAGGCGATGGTTACGAACACGGGAACATGTCGGTCGAAGTGGTTGCTCGCATGGGCGACCGGTTCGTAGTCGATGTGGTGGATACATCATCTGTCGACGTTCCTCGCCGCGATCGCCCGTCGCCGCCGATAAACCGCGACGAGTTGCCGGGATTTGATAGCTCGTCCTACAACGCCGATCCGCTCGGTCTGCTGGCCGGTTACGACGAGTCGACCTTCTACACACTTGACCGTGACCTGTGGGAGGTATGGATCTGCAACGATCCCGAGGGCGAACTGGACATTCGAGCCTCCGACGTCATCGGCGTTCTGGAGTCTCGTGTCACCCCATACTATGCATGGCTTTCACGCGGACGCTACCGGCCCGTATTCAAGGTGGGTGGTGCGATTGACATAACACCGAGTCCCGGTTGGGAGTACGGAGACTGCGAGACGCGGGTCACAGCTGAAATCAGGGATCGGAAGGGTACGGAGGCGATCGAGGGAGTCATCTACATAATCAACAGGGACATAGGCGTCAGTTCAGGAGGCATGGGCGACAACGACAGAACGCAGAACCGAATCTTGCGTAAACACGCCCACGAATACCCCGAGAGCAATCGAGATGTGTGCCTGTCAGGAGGCATCGTATCTGTCTCCGGAACTTCCTCTTCACGGGGATCGGAGGACGGTGAACTCGAGTTCCTGGCGGTGGCAGCCCACGAGCTGGGCCACGCTCTGGGGTTTCCACACACCGGGCGGCTCAGAGACTACGACAACCCGATGGACATCATGAGTCGAGTCGATGACCGGTCACAACTGCAGGTGGGGACTATCGCGATCAACAGGTACGCGGCAGGATGGATCGACCCTTCCGAAGTAGCGATACACGAAGGTACGGGTGCGCGAAGTTACCTGCTGCGGCCGCTAGGTGATGGTGGTGTCCAGATGCTGGTCGTGAAGTCGGGGGGAAGCGGCTTTCTTTCGCTCGGCGTCAGGGTCAGAAAGGAGTTCGACGCTCTGGTGCCGAAGGAGGGAGTCGAAGTCTATCTGGTCGATGAGCACTCTCCGACTTGTCCCCACTTCTGGTCATGTGTCTGGACGGGGCGCTTCACACGAGCGGTCACGACGAAAACGTCCGTACCACTCGACGTGCACGACAGCGTTGGACATGTGATGGACGTAGGGGATGGATTCACAACCTGGAACAACACCTCCATCACCGTCACACGGCGGATCGGTGACGACTTCGTTGTCGACGTGCGTCGTGGGCAGCCTATCGCTCCAGGGCACCACGGGACCTTCGCCGACGACGATGGGAACGTTCACGAGCCCAACATCGAGACTATCGCCACCTTGGGTATCACCACCGGATGTGGCGAGTTTGAGGACTACACCTACTGTCCGTCGAGCCATGTGACGAGAGCGCAGATGGCGGTCTTTCTCGGCAGGGCGCTAGGTATCCGTCCGGAGGAGAGGACGGCCAGCCGGTTCCACGATGTCCCCGCCGACGCCTGGTACACGGCGTACGTGGAGGGGCTCGCTGATCTGAGTGTCGTCAGAACGGTCCCTGGGCAGGCATTCAGACCGTCGGATCCGATCACACGCGCAGAAATGGCCGTTTGGATGGCGCGGGCATTCGACTCCATCCACGAATTGAGTCCCACCGGGGCCTTCTCGGATGTCCCGGTGGACGCGCCCTATGCCGGCGCCGTCGAGGGTCTGCTCGAAGCAGGCGTCACCAAGGGGTGCGCCACGGACCCACGGGCCTACTGCCCCGATGAGCCCGTCAAGCGCGACCAGATGGCATCATTCCTCGCTAGAGCTCTGGCGGCAGAGGCCTAG
- a CDS encoding YbaY family lipoprotein, giving the protein MVTALAATVACAPQGSSGSISGEVRFAREVELPEGAVITVRLLDITLADAPSVELGLDVIENADRLPARFRIEYDRDLIVSGNEYSLSADVRLGDDLLYVNDTVHPVLTGGAPANSDVVVISTNPFDTCIEPLPGQIHVEMEEEDLPQEAVLHVRLIDVTDPATPLLVTETVRGDLDKFPIEFSLPHEGVQISRHSRYELEAEIVAGGEILYHIPEDEWRRTWLPHCPNADLQIVNSVFPVSEFPEPGSTP; this is encoded by the coding sequence GTGGTCACGGCTCTTGCGGCGACGGTTGCCTGCGCGCCGCAGGGGTCTTCGGGATCCATCTCCGGCGAGGTGCGCTTTGCCCGCGAGGTCGAGCTGCCCGAGGGCGCGGTCATCACCGTCCGACTGCTGGACATCACGCTGGCCGATGCCCCATCCGTGGAACTGGGGCTCGATGTCATCGAGAACGCCGACCGCCTCCCGGCCCGCTTCCGCATCGAGTACGACCGCGACCTGATCGTCAGCGGCAACGAGTACTCACTGAGCGCCGACGTCAGACTCGGCGATGACCTGCTGTACGTCAACGACACCGTCCACCCCGTGCTTACCGGGGGCGCTCCCGCAAACTCCGATGTGGTGGTCATCTCCACCAACCCCTTCGACACCTGCATCGAGCCCCTACCGGGACAGATTCACGTCGAGATGGAGGAGGAAGACCTGCCCCAAGAGGCCGTGCTCCACGTCCGGCTGATCGACGTCACCGATCCCGCAACTCCGCTCCTGGTCACCGAGACCGTCCGGGGCGACCTCGACAAGTTCCCGATCGAGTTCTCACTCCCCCACGAAGGCGTGCAGATCAGCCGCCACAGCAGGTACGAGCTGGAGGCCGAGATCGTTGCCGGTGGCGAGATCCTCTACCACATCCCCGAAGACGAGTGGCGCCGGACATGGCTCCCGCACTGCCCCAATGCCGACCTGCAGATCGTCAACAGCGTGTTCCCGGTGAGCGAGTTTCCCGAACCCGGTTCTACGCCCTGA
- a CDS encoding COX15/CtaA family protein — protein sequence MTLASLVAAIAQVALGGVVRVTGSGDACPDWPLCHGQIIPPFDYHIWLEFTHRLAATAVGVLVVASLVLAWRHLRTSKPAIMATAASTALVVAAAVLGGLTVLSELSWWTRLIHLGLAELTVAGLAVAWLAGPPDDRSDGPQELDTGVSRQDRRLAWAGLSGLLATILFGSYMVGMNYGAACPSWPLCIGTSIPGGTPFVINMTHRYMVAIVAVLVLRTCYVAWKQGAARGQLRWLAALTAGFLVIEIEVGALTAWMGSTPLIASLHLVFATMSWVSMVLMVAVQFDPGTFRVRSRYPGRAG from the coding sequence GTGACGCTGGCAAGCCTGGTAGCGGCGATCGCTCAGGTCGCTCTGGGAGGGGTCGTCCGGGTGACCGGTTCCGGAGACGCATGCCCGGATTGGCCGCTCTGTCACGGACAGATAATCCCACCCTTCGACTACCACATCTGGCTCGAGTTCACCCACCGCCTGGCAGCGACCGCCGTGGGGGTCCTGGTGGTGGCTTCGCTAGTGCTGGCTTGGCGGCACTTGCGAACGTCGAAACCCGCCATCATGGCCACGGCCGCGAGCACGGCACTGGTGGTTGCGGCGGCGGTCCTCGGTGGCCTCACCGTACTGAGCGAACTCTCCTGGTGGACGCGCCTGATCCACCTGGGGCTGGCCGAGCTGACCGTGGCCGGCCTCGCCGTCGCCTGGCTGGCCGGTCCGCCCGATGATCGGTCCGATGGCCCGCAGGAACTCGACACCGGGGTCTCCAGGCAGGATCGGAGGTTGGCGTGGGCCGGCTTGAGCGGTCTGCTGGCAACCATCCTCTTCGGGTCCTACATGGTGGGGATGAACTACGGCGCCGCGTGTCCGAGCTGGCCGCTCTGCATCGGTACGAGCATCCCCGGAGGCACGCCCTTCGTCATCAACATGACCCATCGATACATGGTGGCCATCGTGGCCGTGCTCGTGTTACGTACCTGCTACGTGGCTTGGAAACAGGGCGCGGCGCGGGGCCAGCTCCGCTGGTTGGCCGCGCTCACGGCCGGGTTCCTGGTGATCGAGATCGAGGTCGGCGCGCTGACGGCATGGATGGGCTCGACCCCTCTCATCGCGTCCCTGCATCTGGTCTTCGCGACGATGTCCTGGGTGTCGATGGTGCTGATGGTCGCGGTGCAGTTCGATCCTGGAACCTTCCGGGTGAGGTCCCGGTACCCGGGGCGCGCCGGTTGA
- a CDS encoding TlpA family protein disulfide reductase: MSPRSAFPAAPELAVTRWFNTAASPTLADLRGEVVVIEAFQMLCPGCVSHGLPQAKRIQHVFGDDVTLLGLHCVFEHHEAMTPVSLEAFLYEYRLTFPVGVDAHDPGSALPVTMRRFQLRGTPSLVAIDRAGRIRLNAFGQVDDLIVGATLARLIDEPRPVAADECEPDTGNA; encoded by the coding sequence GTGAGCCCGCGATCAGCGTTTCCCGCCGCGCCCGAGTTGGCGGTTACCCGCTGGTTCAATACCGCCGCCAGTCCGACCCTGGCCGACCTGCGGGGCGAGGTCGTGGTCATCGAGGCGTTCCAGATGCTCTGTCCGGGTTGTGTCTCCCACGGGCTGCCGCAGGCCAAGCGCATCCAGCACGTGTTCGGAGACGATGTCACCCTGCTCGGGCTCCACTGTGTGTTCGAGCACCACGAGGCCATGACCCCGGTCTCGCTCGAGGCGTTCCTCTACGAGTACCGCCTCACCTTCCCGGTCGGTGTCGATGCCCACGATCCCGGGTCGGCTCTGCCTGTCACGATGCGTCGATTCCAGCTCCGGGGAACCCCGAGCCTGGTTGCCATCGACCGGGCCGGACGTATCCGCCTCAACGCGTTCGGCCAGGTAGACGACCTCATCGTCGGCGCGACCCTCGCCCGTCTCATCGACGAGCCCCGGCCAGTGGCGGCGGATGAATGCGAGCCCGACACGGGAAACGCGTAA
- a CDS encoding type II toxin-antitoxin system RelE/ParE family toxin, whose amino-acid sequence MIRSYRNKDTRAVAERRRVRRLPEDIQRRAQRKLMVLNNAMNVNDLRVPPGNRLEALSGDRDGQHSIRINDQWRICFVWSDGNAYEVEIVDYH is encoded by the coding sequence GTGATTCGGAGCTACCGGAACAAGGACACACGGGCGGTTGCCGAACGCCGCCGTGTCCGCAGACTGCCGGAGGATATCCAGCGTCGAGCACAGAGGAAGCTGATGGTCCTGAACAACGCCATGAACGTCAACGATCTACGGGTGCCACCGGGAAACAGGTTGGAGGCACTGTCCGGAGATCGCGATGGGCAGCACAGCATCCGGATCAACGACCAGTGGCGGATCTGCTTCGTCTGGAGTGACGGCAACGCGTACGAAGTCGAGATAGTGGACTACCACTGA
- the pheA gene encoding prephenate dehydratase produces the protein MIHTSGTSSRSLGFLGPAGTFTEEALVTRKYLAAMRRQPFNSMLQVLKSVESGVVDVGFVPIENMIEGAVTSSIDTLAFGTGLLIQDEVIMDVSLALMALPGTELRNVKYILSYPLASAQCSRFITRRLPGAVMVAANSTAGAARDLVARGDPDTVVIAPQRAAEVYGLEVLEAGIEDRSGNQTRFLLVGRDTVPPPTGRDKTSLVVYQRADAPGSLVGILGEFVARSINITSLQSRPTKASLGSYCFLIDCEGHVMDEKLGDALRNLQMRAASVKFLGSYPADSVSPVDGPANRALREDVDASYVDDEGYLVLAGVPDQTSRDEADAWLAEVRSRVA, from the coding sequence GTGATTCATACATCTGGCACGAGTTCACGCTCCCTCGGCTTCCTCGGACCCGCCGGTACTTTCACCGAGGAGGCGCTGGTCACCCGGAAGTACCTGGCCGCCATGCGCCGGCAACCGTTCAACTCGATGCTGCAAGTTCTGAAGTCCGTGGAGTCCGGCGTGGTGGACGTCGGTTTCGTACCGATCGAGAACATGATCGAGGGGGCCGTCACCTCCAGCATCGACACCCTGGCCTTCGGAACCGGCCTGTTGATCCAGGACGAGGTGATAATGGATGTCAGCCTGGCGCTGATGGCGCTTCCCGGCACGGAACTCCGGAATGTCAAGTACATCCTCTCCTACCCCCTCGCCTCGGCACAGTGCAGCCGGTTCATCACACGGCGACTACCCGGCGCGGTGATGGTGGCGGCCAACTCGACGGCCGGCGCCGCCCGCGACCTGGTCGCCCGGGGGGACCCGGACACGGTGGTGATCGCTCCGCAGAGAGCCGCCGAGGTCTACGGTTTGGAGGTTCTCGAGGCGGGTATAGAGGATCGGTCCGGCAACCAGACGCGCTTCCTGCTGGTGGGCCGCGACACCGTCCCGCCACCGACCGGCCGGGACAAGACCAGCCTGGTCGTGTATCAGCGCGCCGACGCACCGGGGTCGCTGGTGGGGATCCTGGGCGAATTCGTCGCCCGGTCAATCAACATCACCAGCCTGCAGAGCCGTCCCACCAAGGCCAGCCTGGGGAGCTACTGCTTCCTCATCGACTGCGAGGGTCACGTAATGGACGAGAAGCTGGGCGACGCGCTACGCAACCTCCAGATGAGGGCGGCCAGCGTCAAGTTCCTCGGCTCCTACCCGGCGGACTCGGTCAGCCCGGTCGACGGTCCGGCCAACCGAGCATTGCGCGAAGACGTGGATGCTTCCTACGTCGACGATGAGGGATACCTGGTCCTGGCGGGCGTGCCCGACCAGACGAGCCGCGACGAAGCCGATGCGTGGCTGGCCGAAGTGCGCTCCAGAGTCGCCTGA
- a CDS encoding thiamine pyrophosphate-binding protein: protein MVSLSGGEALVKSLANEGVEVVFGVPGIQVYGIVAALRDEPGIRMITTRHEQATTFMADGYARSSGRPGVALVVPGAGLYNAASGLTNAYARSSPVLVIAGQIPRGAIGKGAGAVHEVMDQPGTVRSVTKWQRRVLRPREVPDAVFEAFRQMRTGRPRPVLIEIPPETGVEREEVRLRNPAHIPRIVPSRDDLREAARVIAASRTPLIFAGGGVARSNAEDALVELAEATNIPVVTSSGGKGTIPDSHALSYGSCFSPRGERQEMNQLYEVMQSADVVIGIGSRFSLGNPAGESSTLVNINIDDSELGRIQSNTIPLHGDARATIHALLPLLVEAGAGERPSPAEAVTAARKLIAYYDIRLKEPQYAVLEAMQRGIPEEAFVVWDVTQFGFYARTHYKVYRPKTYIDSGYSFNLGYAFPTALGVKVAKPGHPVVCVAGDGGFMYNSSELATAVQYGLNVVVVVFRNDSYGNVARDLDRSFGGTYGTDLHNPDFVKFAESFGAVGMRADDPHDLETLIPLALEREAPVVIDVPFGTMRIPSAPLAAYVSTLPWTRPQEGLIES, encoded by the coding sequence ATGGTGAGTCTGAGCGGCGGCGAAGCACTCGTCAAGTCCCTCGCGAACGAGGGTGTCGAGGTCGTGTTCGGCGTGCCGGGCATTCAGGTATACGGGATCGTCGCCGCGCTGCGGGACGAGCCGGGCATCCGGATGATCACGACCCGCCACGAGCAGGCCACCACCTTCATGGCCGACGGTTATGCCCGCTCTTCGGGAAGGCCGGGGGTGGCCCTCGTGGTTCCGGGGGCGGGCCTGTACAACGCGGCGTCCGGATTGACCAACGCGTACGCGCGCTCCTCGCCGGTGCTCGTGATCGCCGGCCAGATTCCGCGCGGCGCCATCGGCAAGGGTGCCGGGGCCGTTCACGAGGTCATGGACCAGCCGGGCACGGTGCGCTCGGTTACCAAGTGGCAACGGCGGGTGCTCAGACCCCGCGAAGTGCCGGATGCGGTGTTCGAAGCGTTCAGGCAGATGCGTACGGGCCGTCCGCGTCCGGTCCTGATCGAGATCCCGCCCGAGACCGGAGTGGAACGGGAAGAGGTCCGGCTGCGGAACCCCGCCCACATTCCCCGGATCGTGCCGAGCCGCGACGACCTCCGGGAGGCCGCCCGTGTCATCGCCGCCTCTCGCACGCCGCTGATTTTCGCCGGCGGCGGTGTGGCGCGCTCGAATGCGGAGGACGCTCTGGTCGAGCTGGCGGAGGCCACCAACATACCGGTGGTGACGTCCAGTGGAGGCAAGGGGACCATCCCGGACAGCCATGCGCTGTCCTACGGCTCGTGTTTCAGCCCCAGAGGCGAGCGGCAGGAGATGAACCAGCTCTACGAAGTGATGCAGTCCGCTGACGTGGTCATAGGGATCGGCTCACGATTCTCGCTCGGCAATCCGGCCGGCGAGTCGTCCACCCTGGTGAACATCAACATCGACGACAGCGAACTCGGCAGGATCCAGTCCAACACCATCCCCCTGCACGGCGATGCCAGAGCCACCATCCATGCGCTGCTTCCTCTCCTGGTCGAGGCCGGCGCGGGCGAGCGCCCGTCACCGGCCGAGGCCGTCACGGCGGCCCGCAAGCTCATCGCCTACTACGACATCCGGCTCAAGGAACCCCAGTACGCGGTCCTGGAGGCGATGCAGCGCGGCATCCCGGAGGAGGCGTTCGTGGTCTGGGACGTGACGCAGTTCGGCTTCTACGCCCGCACGCACTACAAGGTGTACCGGCCCAAGACGTACATCGACTCCGGCTACTCGTTCAACCTCGGCTACGCCTTCCCGACTGCTCTGGGGGTCAAGGTCGCAAAGCCGGGCCACCCCGTGGTGTGCGTGGCCGGAGACGGAGGCTTCATGTACAACTCCTCCGAGCTCGCCACGGCGGTCCAGTACGGTCTCAACGTGGTGGTGGTCGTCTTCAGGAACGACTCCTACGGCAACGTGGCCCGCGACCTTGACCGGTCGTTCGGCGGGACCTACGGGACCGACCTGCACAACCCGGATTTCGTCAAGTTCGCCGAGTCCTTCGGAGCGGTAGGGATGAGAGCGGACGACCCCCACGATCTCGAGACGTTGATCCCGCTTGCCCTGGAACGCGAAGCGCCGGTGGTCATCGACGTGCCCTTCGGCACCATGCGGATCCCATCGGCCCCGCTGGCCGCGTATGTCAGCACACTGCCCTGGACGCGGCCTCAGGAAGGTCTGATCGAGTCCTGA
- a CDS encoding heme o synthase produces MLAPGTRASRVVSDYIALTKPRITVLLLITAVGSMFLAAEGRPDPLVTALVIVSGYLAAGGANALNHGAERDIDQKMVRTSARPVAGGRVSKWQAYGFGILLNLGAFVILAAFVNVLSGLLAMVGTLFYLFVYTKGLKRTTPQNIVIGGAAGAVPPLVGWAAVTGTVELPAVYLFAIIFLWTPPHFWALALLIKDDYARAGIPMLPVVATLAATKRQILAYTVVLVVLSATFVATGAVGWIYLVGAVGPGVWFIVLAVRLVRGEGTEGARALYLFSLLYLALLFGAVGADSLVTRWLIV; encoded by the coding sequence ATGCTCGCTCCAGGCACTCGCGCATCCAGGGTGGTGAGCGACTACATCGCGCTCACCAAGCCCCGGATCACGGTCCTGCTCCTGATCACGGCCGTGGGGAGCATGTTCCTGGCCGCCGAGGGCCGGCCCGATCCCCTGGTGACCGCCCTTGTCATCGTCTCCGGCTACCTGGCGGCCGGTGGCGCCAACGCTCTCAACCACGGCGCCGAACGCGACATCGACCAGAAGATGGTCCGTACCAGCGCCCGCCCCGTTGCAGGCGGGAGGGTCTCCAAATGGCAGGCCTACGGCTTCGGAATCCTCCTCAACCTGGGCGCCTTCGTGATCCTGGCTGCCTTCGTGAACGTTCTGAGCGGCCTGCTCGCCATGGTCGGCACCCTTTTCTACCTGTTCGTGTACACCAAGGGCCTCAAGCGGACAACGCCCCAGAACATCGTCATCGGCGGCGCCGCCGGCGCGGTCCCGCCCCTGGTCGGCTGGGCGGCGGTGACCGGGACGGTCGAGCTACCGGCCGTCTACCTGTTCGCCATCATCTTCCTGTGGACGCCGCCGCACTTCTGGGCCCTGGCCCTGCTGATCAAGGACGACTACGCCCGCGCCGGGATCCCGATGCTGCCGGTGGTCGCCACGCTGGCCGCGACCAAGCGCCAGATCCTGGCCTACACCGTGGTGCTGGTGGTGCTCTCCGCGACGTTCGTCGCGACGGGCGCCGTCGGTTGGATCTACCTGGTCGGCGCCGTCGGCCCGGGCGTGTGGTTCATAGTCCTGGCGGTCCGCCTGGTACGCGGTGAGGGAACCGAGGGCGCCAGGGCGCTGTACCTGTTCTCACTCCTGTATCTGGCCCTGCTCTTCGGCGCCGTAGGAGCCGATTCGCTGGTGACCCGGTGGCTCATCGTTTAG